The Panulirus ornatus isolate Po-2019 chromosome 19, ASM3632096v1, whole genome shotgun sequence genome includes the window TATTAAATGGTATTATCAGCAATTTATTAGACATATCGAGATTACAGCACCCGTTACAAGTAACCATCTTAAAATAAATGTAAAACTGTATTTGTAAGCAATAATCTATCATCAATAAAAAAAACTGCAACTATGCAGCAGCAGTAAAATCCCTGTGTTTCATATAGGCTGTGTTTCCAAGCACATCTACCTTTACTAAAAGTAGGCAGCAACTGTAAAAAATTTCAAAAGATTGAATTAGTTTACTATTCTTACAAACTTGTCTTTAGGGGAGAATGTGGCATGAAgttatactgtgtatatataccatgaaAATCACTAAAATCAAAAATTCCTTATGTAAAATGCAAGAATCTCTCCCTGCTCTGAATTATTTACCAGAATTTTCAGAACTATATAAGATATCAAATGAAGCATGGCATAAATATTACAAATATACATCCTTTAAAAATGTGATACTGATTGACTTGGTCCTCACTAATAACAATGTTGATGCTATGTCCTCATCACACTGCAATTTTCCCATTTCAGATCTACACCTCTAGTTTATGgcaatgaaatacagaaaaaccTGACCTTTGTGGATATGTAACTACTATTATACACTGTTATGTGCATATTTCAGCACATTTTACATTTGTGTAAAAATGTAAGTTTGTATAAATGCTACCTATTAATCACAGTTAATAATTTCTACACAGTTTTCAAAGTCagttaaatataaaaatatattaagaaaCTTTCTTATTCACAAGAGAAAACTACCCATACTTATAACGAGATAAAGCTTGCATTGGAAGTTTTGACGACAATTATGAGTTgaaaacacaatccaataataaaccttgttcattcttttttctaagtaaatAAAGACATCTGACACTCAAGTATTAATGTAATATTAGAATTTCAATGCTTACTTTTACAATGAGGATATCATCAGAACAACACATAAACACTTATTCACTGTTAGAATGTGCTGAAGAACCGTCTCAATGTGCGGTGTTTAACTTTCACAACAATAAGCACTAATTTCCACCATCAAATTGTTAGAGCTACAACTTTTCAAGGTATTTCTGTATGCAAATGGGAAATGAGCATGAGGATGACTTAGGTCCTCCAGAACGCAAAAGATTGCATAGGAGATCTGAGAGAATACAGGCCATTGAAGAAGACTCTAGTAAGGCTGTTGATGTTGTTGGTTCTAAATTTGTTGGCCGTTGCTCGGAGTGTGAGCAAGTTACGGGTCGTGAAGAAAGTTTCCTGGAAGTGTGTGTTCCTGTTAAAACTAAGGCTGATTTTGATGAGGATGAAAATGTGAGTGAGCCACAAGTGTTTATGTCGGCTCTCTGTGAGGAAGAATGCTTGCGAGATAACAATAAATATTGGTGTGACCACTGCTTTCATCACAATGAGGCTCGTCGTTCCGTCCACTACTCACAGTTACCACATCACCTTGTAATTCATGTCAAAAGATTCAGTTCATATCATAGGAATATGTTTACTGCCAAGTGCAGTGAAGCTATGCCAGCTCCATTAGAACTGTCTTGCTTCTGCCGGGGTTGTATCTCAGAACAGATTCGGAGGCAGTCATTAGTTGAAGTAGGACAGGATAACAGAGGACCTAGATCTAGCTCTAGTAATAAGTTTAAAACATCAGTACATCTACCTTACCATCTCACAGCTCTTGTTTGTCACCTTGGAGCTACTTTATCATCTGGACACTATTTGTCATTTGTTCGCTTGAGTGCCCTGCAATCATCAAAATGCCCAGAACAGCAACTACAACATCAGTCACAGCTACAACCAGCCAACAGTGGCAAAGTAgactgtcagtggatgaaatgtTGTGGACTACAGTTGGACCACATCCGTCCCCAATAAGTCTTAAATGGTCACATAGATGTAGAAGAAAGCAGTAAGGTGGATGAGGAAAGTATGTGGATGGAGTGTGACGATGACAAAATTAAATTGGTAAGCTCCTCTGAAGTTAGTGATATGATGCGAACTACTATCATAACCCCTTACCTTCTCTTTTACTCTCGCCTGTGATTGCTTAGTTGCAGTTTTTAAGTGCAAAATTTTAAGTGGAATGGGAAGAAGCTTTCATTTtgatccctaaataactttagtAAAATCTCCTGCAGATTTTTTCTGGTTGCTTAAACCAGCAAGAACGTTAAGAACTAGTGTTCACCAATACCAGTGATTTTAAATCTGAGGATAGTGCctgaattcctttatattataAAGCAAAGTGATAAGATTTCCATCAGCAATCACTACCTCTTGTGTCAGGTACTATTAGAAAGAATTCTCACCTTTTCTAGTGTGAATTGTGCATGCCAGATTTAGGTGCCTAAACCAGAAACTAATTACAAGACAAAAACTTGTAAGGTTGGGCATAACCAATGGAACAATATTAAGACTTAGTTCACCAAATTACTCTGGACTAAATTGCCCTGATGATAAAAATATAGTAACTAAAATTAGCAAGAGAACATGAATAAAATAAACATGAAAAGATCTTACATTTTTGTCAGTTGTGAGAAAATATTGTtaaaagaggaatatatatatatatatatatatattttttttttttttttctgtctcccgcgtttgcgaggtagcgcaaggaaacagacgaaagaaatggcccaacccacccccatacacaatgtatactgtacacacacacgtccacacacgcaaatatacatacctacacagctttccatggttcacccgagacgcttcacatgccctaattcaatccactggcagcacgtcaaccccggtataccacatcgatccaattcactctattccttgccttcctttatgttcaggccccgatcacacaaaatctttttcactccatctttccacctccaatttagtctcccacttctcctcgttccctccacctccgacacatatatcctcttggtcaatcttccctcactcattctctccatgtgcccaaaccatttcaaaacaccctcttctgctctctcaaccacgctcttttcatttccacacatctctcttacccttacgttacttactcgatcaaaccacctcacaccacacattgtcctcaaacatctcatttccagcacatccatcctcctgcgcacaactctatccatagcccacgcctcgcaaccatacaacattgttggaaccactattccttcaaacatacccatttttgctttccaagataatgttctcgacttccacacattcttcaaggctcccagaattttcgccccctcctccaccctatgattcacttccgcttccatggttccatccactgccagatccactcccagatatctaaaacactttacttcctccagtttttctccattcaaacttacctcccaattgacttgaccctcaaccctactgtacctaattaccttgctcttattcacatttactcttaactttcttctttcacacactttaccaaattcagtcaccagcttctgcagtttctcacatatatatatatatatttttttttttgctttgtcgctgtctcctgtgtttg containing:
- the LOC139755451 gene encoding LOW QUALITY PROTEIN: ubiquitin carboxyl-terminal hydrolase 1-like (The sequence of the model RefSeq protein was modified relative to this genomic sequence to represent the inferred CDS: substituted 1 base at 1 genomic stop codon); this encodes MGNEHEDDLGPPERKRLHRRSERIQAIEEDSSKAVDVVGSKFVGRCSECEQVTGREESFLEVCVPVKTKADFDEDENVSEPQVFMSALCEEECLRDNNKYWCDHCFHHNEARRSVHYSQLPHHLVIHVKRFSSYHRNMFTAKCSEAMPAPLELSCFCRGCISEQIRRQSLVEVGQDNRGPRSSSSNKFKTSVHLPYHLTALVCHLGATLSSGHYLSFVRLSALQSSKCPEQQLQHQSQLQPANSGKVDCQWMKCCGLQLDHIRPQXVLNGHIDVEESSKVDEESMWMECDDDKIKLVSSSEVSDMMRTTIITPYLLFYSRL